The proteins below are encoded in one region of Thermodesulfobacteriota bacterium:
- a CDS encoding ribulose-phosphate 3-epimerase has protein sequence ATPPDMIEDVLELSDFVQVMGVNPGFGGQKFIHSQLDKIRTLKKMLEQRGLDVPVGVDGGVDTKTAPLIVEAGATVLIAGSSVYNSKASVRDNVDALLNSVQ, from the coding sequence GCAACACCTCCTGACATGATTGAAGACGTGCTTGAACTCTCAGATTTTGTTCAGGTCATGGGAGTAAACCCCGGATTTGGAGGGCAGAAATTTATACACTCTCAGCTTGATAAAATCAGAACACTTAAAAAAATGCTAGAGCAAAGGGGCCTTGATGTTCCAGTTGGGGTTGATGGGGGCGTAGATACAAAAACGGCTCCGCTCATAGTTGAGGCAGGAGCAACAGTGCTTATCGCAGGCTCAAGTGTCTATAATTCTAAAGCCAGCGTGAGGGATAATGTAGATGCGCTTTTAAATAGTGTGCAGTAA